From a single Lolium rigidum isolate FL_2022 chromosome 7, APGP_CSIRO_Lrig_0.1, whole genome shotgun sequence genomic region:
- the LOC124678830 gene encoding LOW QUALITY PROTEIN: primary amine oxidase 2-like (The sequence of the model RefSeq protein was modified relative to this genomic sequence to represent the inferred CDS: deleted 2 bases in 1 codon) has product MPPLAMSFPLILATLSILTTAASTHPHPLDPLSPVELTAVRAAVLASPLVPARPLTFHYVGLDEPDKPDVLSYSEAPSSSSRALPRRAFVIARAGDQSHELRVDITDAAAPSVLSHAVHHGMGFPMLTLDEQFAAVALPPRHAPFVESVRRRGVDMDDVLCAVFPVGWFGDAGRSDSEEKVRQRRVVKLLCFVAGATANFYARPLEGVTLVVDLDLMAIVEYRDRVVYPVPKAEGTDYQAGKAGAPYAGPEAAPGVVVQPEGRGFHIDGHFVRWANWEFHVGFDMRAGTVISLASIHDVEAGERRRVLYRGFVSEVFVPYMDPAEEWYYRTFLDAGEYGLGLWAFPLQPGADCPANAAYLDGYYAGQDGMPVENKNMICVFERYAGDVAWRHTEAGFPDRLITEVRPDVSLVVRMVVSCGNYDYILDWEFKTSGSIKFVVSLTGLLEVKGTDYTHADQIRQDAHGTLVAENTLAVYHDHYVTYHLDLDVDGTNNSFVKNVITTRRNTNTPRKSYWTVRREVAETEADAQVDVNAAAADLLIVNPNKRTRMGNEVGYHVVPGGATAASVLDDDDYPQRRASYSKKQVWVTPYNRDEKWAPGLYADQSTGDDGLAVWSGRNRGIRNEDIVLWYTVGIHHIPYQDDFPVMPTVSGGFELRPANFFEQNPLLKTRPPMRDQLPFPNCSCVGDSS; this is encoded by the exons ATGCCGCCCCTCGCAATGTCGTTTCCTCTCATCCTCGCCACGCTCTCCATCCTGACTACAGCAGCATCCACCCATCCGCACCCACTCGACCCTCTCTCACCCGTGGAGCTCACCGCCGTCCGCGCGGCCGTGCTCGCCTCGCCGCTCGTCCCCGCTCGCCCGCTCACCTTCCACTACGTCGGCCTCGACGAGCCCGACAAGCCGGACGTCCTATCCTACTCCGAggcaccctcctcctcctcccgcgccctGCCGCGCCGCGCGTTCGTCATCGCCCGCGCCGGCGACCAGTCCCACGAGCTCCGCGTCGACATcaccgacgccgccgcgccctccgtcCTCTCCCACGCTGTCCACCACGGCATGGGGTTCCCGATGCTCACGCTGGACGAGCAGTTCGCGGCGGTGGCGCTGCCGCCCAGGCACGCGCCGTTCGTGGAGTCCGTGCGCCGACGCGGCGTGGACATGGACGACGTCCTCTGCGCCGTGTTCCCCGTCGGGTGGTTCGGCGACGCCGGTCGCTCGGACTCGGAGGAGAAGGTGCGGCAGCGGAGGGTGGTGAAGCTGCTGTGCTTCGTGGCCGGCGCGACGGCCAACTTCTACGCGCGGCCGCTGGAGGGCGTC ACGCTGGTGGTGGACCTCGACCTGATGGCCATCGTCGAGTACAGGGACAGGGTGGTGTACCCGGTGCCCAAGGCCGAAGGGACGGACTACCAGGCCGGCAAGGCCGGGGCGCCGTATGCCGGACCCGAGGCGGCGCCCGGCGTGGTGGTGCAGCCGGAGGGCAGGGGCTTCCACATCGACGGCCACTTCGTCAG GTGGGCCAACTGGGAGTTTCACGTGGGCTTTGACATGCGCGCCGGCACAGTCATCTCACTGGCCTCGATCCATGACGTCGAggccggcgagcggcggagggTGCTCTACCGCGGGTTCGTGTCTGAGGTCTTCGTGCCGTACATGGACCCGGCGGAAGAGTGGTACTACCGCACGTTCCTGGACGCCGGCGAGTACGGCCTGGGGCTCTGGGCCTTCCCGCTCCAGCCGGGCGCCGACTGCCCTGCCAACGCCGCGTACCTCGACGGCTACTACGCCGGCCAGGACGGCATGCCCGTCGAGAACAAGAACATGATCTGCGTCTTCGAGCGGTACGCCGGCGACGTCGCGTGGCGCCACACCGAGGCCGGCTTCCCCGACCGACTG ATCACGGAGGTCCGGCCTGACGTTAGCTTGGTGGTGAGGATGGTGGTGTCGTGCGGGAATTATGACTACATATTGGATTGGGAGTTCAAGACGAGCGGCTCCATCAAATTCGTG GTATCTCTGACAGGTCTCCTAGAGGTGAAGGGGACGGACTACACGCACGCCGACCAGATCAGGCAGGACGCGCACGGCACGCTGGTGGCGGAGAACACCCTCGCCGTCTACCACGACCACTACGTGACCTACCATCTCGACCTCGACGTCGACGGGACCAACAACTCATTCGTCAAGAACGTCATCACCACGAGGCGCAACACCAACACGCCACGGAAAAGCTACTGGACAGTGCGCCGGGAGGTGGCCGAGACTGAGGCCGACGCGCAGGTGGACGtgaacgcggcggcggcggacctgCTGATCGTCAACCCGAACAAGAGGACGAGGATGGGCAACGAGGTCGGGTACCATGTCGTCCCGGGCGGCGCGACGGCAGCGTCGGTGCTGGACGACGACGACTACCCGCAGCGGCGAGCAAGCTACAGCAAGAAGCAGGTGTGGGTGACACCGTACAACCGGGACGAGAAGTGGGCGCCCGGGCTGTACGCCGACCAGAGCACCGGCGACGATGGCCTTGCCGTGTGGAGCGGGAGGAACAGGGGGATACGGAATGAGGACATCGTGCTGTGGTACACGGTGGGCATCCACCACATACCGTACCAGGATGATTTCCCTGTGATGCCGACGGTGAGCGGCGGGTTCGAGCTCCGGCCGGCAAACTTCTTCGAGCAGAACCCGTTGCTCAAAACAAGACCCCCCATGCGTGACCAGCTGCCTTTCCCTAACTGCTCATGCGTCGGTGATTCCAGCTGA